From Candidatus Cloacimonadota bacterium, one genomic window encodes:
- a CDS encoding helix-turn-helix domain-containing protein gives MLDTHIKEFNVNDRWLSVVEISEYLGITKDSVYKWVKEKGMPAHRLGKLWKFKTDEVDIWMRKGGANEVVSDSKSKHKS, from the coding sequence ATGTTGGACACGCATATAAAGGAGTTTAATGTGAATGACAGATGGCTTTCCGTCGTGGAAATCAGCGAGTATTTGGGCATTACGAAAGACTCTGTGTATAAATGGGTTAAAGAAAAAGGTATGCCTGCACATAGGCTGGGCAAGCTCTGGAAATTCAAAACAGATGAGGTAGATATCTGGATGCGGAAAGGTGGTGCGAACGAGGTAGTGAGTGATTCAAAATCAAAGCACAAATCCTGA